The following are from one region of the Salvia splendens isolate huo1 chromosome 2, SspV2, whole genome shotgun sequence genome:
- the LOC121786039 gene encoding ubinuclein-1-like isoform X2: MVDGGGSESGSALKPMSTCESHGDRLRFTVELRPGETTIVSWKKLLKEAATSKNNKHGPKAAGPSSTTDQQPAPQPNPPPLPPALASSEQPAENEGKDAQGQAGTNRLSTVIEKIERMYAGEGSSEDEEVFLDDVPDDDEYDTEDSFIDDAELDDYFQVDNSSIKHDGFFVNRGKLERVEPTISATQQPKKRRRKDVTKAQGGNDDGLNPNKHIKIGNKGRKSSSSVERNTTSQFNVQSTNVLEASQANATEASVNKKIADHQTLMDPTASLEHKDVDQQKIGVFSSQNHNNKLKDSSELQDASAQRPNSSPVSKPQYTKLNKAKELDQSVRRNEKSGHVARFDLNIPPSRDFPQIAKVPHTPRKEGSNVKPKITVLEKAIRELQKIVVESRPPSTEVQDPDSSSQGIKRRLSPEIKQKLSKVARLAQSSYGKIPKDVINRLMSILGHLMQLRTLKRNLRVMANLGLSARQEKDDRLQKTKQEVAEMVQQQTATDDFQEIGHEEKETLKRKYSMDDALENKICDLYDLYVERHEEDSGPPVRRLYEELTALWPGGVMDTDGIKRAIHKAKDKRRALSGRRRDQEKVKRKKVLAQKLEDTSIVSPALPEKVLSESHDHASSLMAKLVQSAAVSQPEPYVPMPVVSNSSVDKPKQGRVKASPNSNLTGAMPVEVLPKKKVKKKQNLDAAEAQLCLEKAPEAEEKHKHHKPTAVPPKFNLQPGAKSGSDSDNRS, encoded by the exons TGGACCAAAAGCTGCTGGCCCATCCTCCACAACCGATCAGCAGCCAGCTCCGCAGCCCAATCCCCCGCCTCTTCCACCTGCATTGGCGTCTTCGGAGCAGCCGGCGGAGAATGAAGGGAAGGATGCTCAAGGTCAGGCCGGAACGAACCGTCTGAGCACCGTTATTGAGAAAATCGAGCGAATGTATGCG GGTGAAGGAAGTAGTGAAGACGAAGAAGTTTTTCTTGATGATGTGCCAGATGATGATGAGTACGATACAGAGGATTCCTTTATTGACGATGCTGAGTTG GATGATTATTTCCAGGTTGATAACTCATCAATAAAACATGATGGTTTTTTTGTTAACCGCGGGAAGTTGGAGCGCGT TGAACCTACTATATCTGCTACACAACAACCAAAGAAAAGGAGGCGTAAAGATGTGACAAAAGCTCAAGGTGGGAATGATGATGGGCTTAATCCAAATAAACACatcaaaataggaaacaaaggAAGAAAATCATCATCCTCAGTTGAAAGAAATACTACTAGTCAGTTCAACGTGCAAAGTACGAATGTGCTAGAGGCTTCTCAAGCAAATGCAACTGAAGCTTCAGTGAATAAGAAAATTGCAGATCATCAGACTCTGATGGATCCTACAGCATCACTAGAGCACAAGGATGTGGACCAGCAAAAGATTGGGGTCTTCTCATCACAGAATCACAATAACAAACTGAAGGACAGCAGTGAACTTCAAGATGCTTCAGCTCAGAGGCCAAATAGTTCACCTGTAAGCAAACCCCAGTATACCAAACTAAATAAGGCTAAGGAGCTGGACCAATCTGTTCGACGGAATGAAAAAAGTGGACATGTTGCAAGATTTGACCTTAATATTCCTCCAAGTAGAGACTTTCCACAAATAGCG AAGGTTCCCCACACTCCAAGAAAAGAAGGATCTAATGTTAAACCAAAAATTACGGTGCTCGAAAAAGCCATTAGAGAGTTACAGAAGATAGTTGTAGAAT CAAGACCACCTTCAACGGAGGTACAGGATCCCGATAGTTCTTCTCAGGGAATCAAAAGGAGATTGTCACCTGAAATAAAGCAGAAGCTGTCTAAAGTTGCTAGATTAGCG CAATCTAGCTATGGAAAAATACCAAAGGATGTAATCAATCGTCTGATGAGCATCTTAGGCCACTTGATGCAACTTCGGACACTGAAG AGAAATCTTAGAGTAATGGCCAATTTGGGATTGTCGGCTAGACAAGAGAAGGATGACCGATTGCAGAAGACAAAACAAGAAGTTGCTGAGATG GTTCAGCAGCAAACAGCTACCGATGATTTTCAAGAAATTGGTCATGAAGAAAAAGAAACcttgaaaagaaaatatagcATGGACGATGCACTGGAGAATAAGATTTGTGACTTGTATGACCTTTATGTGGAG AGACATGAAGAAGATTCAGGACCCCCAGTGAGAAGACTTTACGAAGAG CTTACAGCATTATGGCCTGGTGGAGTCATGGACACTGACGGAATTAAACGTGCAATACACAAAGCAAAAGATAAAAGGAGGGCATTAAGTGGCCGACGGAGG GATCAAGAGAAGGTTAAGAGGAAGAAGGTGTTAGCACAAAAATTGGAGGATACTAGTATTGTTAGTCCTGCATTGCCTGAGAAAGTTTTGTCCGAGTCCCATGACCATGCTTCATCATTGATGGCCAAGCTGGTCCAGAGTGCTGCTGTATCTCAACCCGAACCTTATGTACCAATGCCTGTCGTGAGTAATTCTAGTGTAGACAAACCAAAGCAAGGAAGAGTGAAGGCTAGCCCCAACAGCAATCTTACTGGTGCCATGCCAGTGGAGGTATTACCCaaaaagaaagtaaaaaagAAGCAAAATCTAGACGCAGCTGAGGCTCAGCTCTGCCTTGAGAAGGCTCCTGAGGCAGAGGAAAAACACAAACACCATAAACCCACTGCTGTTCCTCCTAAATTCAACCTTCAGCCAGGTGCTAAGTCTGGCTCTGATAGTGATAACCGTAGTTGA
- the LOC121786039 gene encoding ubinuclein-1-like isoform X1, with translation MVDGGGSESGSALKPMSTCESHGDRLRFTVELRPGETTIVSWKKLLKEAATSKNNKHGPKAAGPSSTTDQQPAPQPNPPPLPPALASSEQPAENEGKDAQGQAGTNRLSTVIEKIERMYAGEGSSEDEEVFLDDVPDDDEYDTEDSFIDDAELDDYFQVDNSSIKHDGFFVNRGKLERVEPTISATQQPKKRRRKDVTKAQGGNDDGLNPNKHIKIGNKGRKSSSSVERNTTSQFNVQSTNVLEASQANATEASVNKKIADHQTLMDPTASLEHKDVDQQKIGVFSSQNHNNKLKDSSELQDASAQRPNSSPVSKPQYTKLNKAKELDQSVRRNEKSGHVARFDLNIPPSRDFPQIAKVPHTPRKEGSNVKPKITVLEKAIRELQKIVVESRPPSTEVQDPDSSSQGIKRRLSPEIKQKLSKVARLAQSSYGKIPKDVINRLMSILGHLMQLRTLKRNLRVMANLGLSARQEKDDRLQKTKQEVAEMVRQRVQYMKSKVQQQTATDDFQEIGHEEKETLKRKYSMDDALENKICDLYDLYVERHEEDSGPPVRRLYEELTALWPGGVMDTDGIKRAIHKAKDKRRALSGRRRDQEKVKRKKVLAQKLEDTSIVSPALPEKVLSESHDHASSLMAKLVQSAAVSQPEPYVPMPVVSNSSVDKPKQGRVKASPNSNLTGAMPVEVLPKKKVKKKQNLDAAEAQLCLEKAPEAEEKHKHHKPTAVPPKFNLQPGAKSGSDSDNRS, from the exons TGGACCAAAAGCTGCTGGCCCATCCTCCACAACCGATCAGCAGCCAGCTCCGCAGCCCAATCCCCCGCCTCTTCCACCTGCATTGGCGTCTTCGGAGCAGCCGGCGGAGAATGAAGGGAAGGATGCTCAAGGTCAGGCCGGAACGAACCGTCTGAGCACCGTTATTGAGAAAATCGAGCGAATGTATGCG GGTGAAGGAAGTAGTGAAGACGAAGAAGTTTTTCTTGATGATGTGCCAGATGATGATGAGTACGATACAGAGGATTCCTTTATTGACGATGCTGAGTTG GATGATTATTTCCAGGTTGATAACTCATCAATAAAACATGATGGTTTTTTTGTTAACCGCGGGAAGTTGGAGCGCGT TGAACCTACTATATCTGCTACACAACAACCAAAGAAAAGGAGGCGTAAAGATGTGACAAAAGCTCAAGGTGGGAATGATGATGGGCTTAATCCAAATAAACACatcaaaataggaaacaaaggAAGAAAATCATCATCCTCAGTTGAAAGAAATACTACTAGTCAGTTCAACGTGCAAAGTACGAATGTGCTAGAGGCTTCTCAAGCAAATGCAACTGAAGCTTCAGTGAATAAGAAAATTGCAGATCATCAGACTCTGATGGATCCTACAGCATCACTAGAGCACAAGGATGTGGACCAGCAAAAGATTGGGGTCTTCTCATCACAGAATCACAATAACAAACTGAAGGACAGCAGTGAACTTCAAGATGCTTCAGCTCAGAGGCCAAATAGTTCACCTGTAAGCAAACCCCAGTATACCAAACTAAATAAGGCTAAGGAGCTGGACCAATCTGTTCGACGGAATGAAAAAAGTGGACATGTTGCAAGATTTGACCTTAATATTCCTCCAAGTAGAGACTTTCCACAAATAGCG AAGGTTCCCCACACTCCAAGAAAAGAAGGATCTAATGTTAAACCAAAAATTACGGTGCTCGAAAAAGCCATTAGAGAGTTACAGAAGATAGTTGTAGAAT CAAGACCACCTTCAACGGAGGTACAGGATCCCGATAGTTCTTCTCAGGGAATCAAAAGGAGATTGTCACCTGAAATAAAGCAGAAGCTGTCTAAAGTTGCTAGATTAGCG CAATCTAGCTATGGAAAAATACCAAAGGATGTAATCAATCGTCTGATGAGCATCTTAGGCCACTTGATGCAACTTCGGACACTGAAG AGAAATCTTAGAGTAATGGCCAATTTGGGATTGTCGGCTAGACAAGAGAAGGATGACCGATTGCAGAAGACAAAACAAGAAGTTGCTGAGATGGTTAGGCAGCGGGTGCAATATATGAAATCCAAA GTTCAGCAGCAAACAGCTACCGATGATTTTCAAGAAATTGGTCATGAAGAAAAAGAAACcttgaaaagaaaatatagcATGGACGATGCACTGGAGAATAAGATTTGTGACTTGTATGACCTTTATGTGGAG AGACATGAAGAAGATTCAGGACCCCCAGTGAGAAGACTTTACGAAGAG CTTACAGCATTATGGCCTGGTGGAGTCATGGACACTGACGGAATTAAACGTGCAATACACAAAGCAAAAGATAAAAGGAGGGCATTAAGTGGCCGACGGAGG GATCAAGAGAAGGTTAAGAGGAAGAAGGTGTTAGCACAAAAATTGGAGGATACTAGTATTGTTAGTCCTGCATTGCCTGAGAAAGTTTTGTCCGAGTCCCATGACCATGCTTCATCATTGATGGCCAAGCTGGTCCAGAGTGCTGCTGTATCTCAACCCGAACCTTATGTACCAATGCCTGTCGTGAGTAATTCTAGTGTAGACAAACCAAAGCAAGGAAGAGTGAAGGCTAGCCCCAACAGCAATCTTACTGGTGCCATGCCAGTGGAGGTATTACCCaaaaagaaagtaaaaaagAAGCAAAATCTAGACGCAGCTGAGGCTCAGCTCTGCCTTGAGAAGGCTCCTGAGGCAGAGGAAAAACACAAACACCATAAACCCACTGCTGTTCCTCCTAAATTCAACCTTCAGCCAGGTGCTAAGTCTGGCTCTGATAGTGATAACCGTAGTTGA
- the LOC121771438 gene encoding MADS-box protein defh21-like: MGRGKIEMKKIENSTRRQVTFSKRRSGLLKKTRELSVLCDAQIGLIVFSTKGKLTEYCTPSDISMKQIIERYANAKGISFPEHGNGAGAAGYDVNQVLKELSRMRSETHNLELSLIHKYKPDDLSGLRYEELADLEHQIELSLDKVRARKFQLIQEQVENLKRTEALMEKENQEMYNWLMSNQLQKQANMENEQHRQAITELKLVEEQPLMNQFPFFGDDLHLGTLPFHTNTYHLQPSHPNLQH; the protein is encoded by the exons ATGGGGAGAGGGAAAATAGAGATGAAGAAGATCGAGAACAGCACGAGGAGGCAAGTAACCTTCTCGAAACGTCGTTCGGGCTTGTTGAAGAAGACTCGCGAGCTCTCCGTGCTCTGCGATGCTCAGATCGGGCTCATCGTCTTCTCCACCAAGGGCAAACTCACTGAGTACTGCACCCCTTCTGATATCAG CATGAAGCAGATCATAGAGAGGTACGCAAACGCCAAAGGCATCTCATTCCCGGAACACGGCAACGGCGCCGGAGCAGCTGGATACGATGTA aATCAGGTGCTGAAAGAATTGAGCCGAATGAGAAGCGAAACGCATAATCTGGAGCTCAGCTTGATCCACAAGTACAAACCCGACGACTTGAGCGGCCTGCGCTATGAAGAGCTAGCCGATCTCGAGCACCAGATCGAGCTCTCGCTAGACAAAGTCCGAGCTCGAAAA tTTCAGCTTATTCAAGAGCAAGTGGAGAATCTAAAGAGGACG GAGGCGCTAATGGAGAAGGAGAATCAAGAAATGTACAATTgg CTAATGAGCAATCAGCTTCAGAAACAAGCTAACATGGAGAATGAGCAGCATCGACAAGCGATAACCGAGCTGAAGCTGGTCGAGGAGCAGCCATTGATGAACCAGTTCCCGTTTTTCGGAGATGATCTGCACCTCGGAACCCTTCCTTTTCACACCAACACATACCACCTTCAGCCAAGTCACCCTAATCTTCAGCATTAA
- the LOC121760347 gene encoding 18S rRNA (guanine-N(7))-methyltransferase RID2-like: MASRPELQAPPEIFYNDDEARKYTSSSRIIDIQAKLSERALELLALPDDDVPRLLLDIGCGSGLSGETLTEHGHHWIGLDISGSMLNVALEREAEGDLILGDMGQGLGVRPGVIDGAISISAVQWLCNADRSSHEPRLRLKAFFGSLYRCLARGARAVLQVYPENLAQRELILGSAMRAGFSGGVVVDFPHSTKTRKEFLVLTCGPASLSSATQQAKGEDGESCSDDEDISGDEENQSVLVSDRHRPRKKHKLNKKVKGKEWVMEKKEKMRRKGNTVPADSKYTARKRKTRF; the protein is encoded by the exons ATGGCGTCACGTCCGGAGCTGCAAGCGCCGCCGGAGATATTCTATAACGACGATGAAGCTCGTAAATACACCTCATCATCTCGTATCATCGATATTCAG GCGAAACTCTCTGAGAGAGCACTGGAGCTTCTTGCTCTGCCTGATGATGACGTTCCAAGACTGCTGCTTGATATTG GTTGTGGATCTGGACTGAGTGGGGAGACATTGACTGAGCACGGGCATCACTGGATTGGTCTAGATATATCTGGGTCAATGCTAA ATGTTGCATTGGAGCGTGAAGCTGAGGGTGACCTTATACTTGGCGACATGGGCCAG GGCTTAGGGGTTCGCCCTGGAGTTATTGATGGCGCTATAAGTATCTCAGCTGTGCAG TGGTTATGCAATGCTGACAGATCTTCTCATGAACCACGTCTGAGATTGAA GGCATTCTTTGGGTCATTATACCGATGCTTGGCACGTGGAGCTAGGGCAGTCTTACAAGTATACCCTGAAAATTTGGCACAACGTGAGCTGATCCTGGGATCTGCTATGCGAGCTGGGTTCTCTGGGGGTGTAGTTGTTGATTTCCCACATAG CACTAAGACAAGAAAAGAATTCCTTGTGCTCACTTGTGGACCAGCATCGCTGAGTAGTGCCACTCAACAGGCAAAAGGTGAAGATGGTGAGAGTTGTTCTGATGATGAAGATATTAGTGGAGACGAAGAAAATCAGTCG GTGTTAGTATCAGACAGGCACAGGCCAAGGAAGAAGCATAAACTAAACAAGAAGGTAAAGGGAAAAGAGTGGGTTAtggaaaagaaggaaaaaatgcGCAGGAAGGGAAATACAGTTCCAGCTGATTCAAAGTACACTGCCCGTAAAAGAAAAACTCGGTTTTGA
- the LOC121786058 gene encoding 1-aminocyclopropane-1-carboxylate oxidase 5-like yields the protein MAIPVIDYSKTEGEERSKTLAEIAHCCEEWGFFQLVNHGIPEELLERVKKVASECYKVEREAGFGESEPVKKLKELMEKESCDERIDDVDWEDVFLLTDDNAHQWPSKTAGFRETMKEYRSELKKLAVRVMETMDENLGLPKGYMKKAFNGGKEEEEAEEAFFGTKVSHYPPCPKPEKVAGLRAHTDAGGVILLFQDDEVESLQILKDGVWLDVQPLKNAIVINTGDQVEVLSNGRYKSVWHRILATPHGNRRSIASFYNPSAEATIHPAPQLLPEQAKAEYPSFVFGDYMSVYAEQKFLPKEPRFQAVKAV from the exons ATGGCGATTCCGGTGATCGATTATTCGAAGACggagggagaggagaggagcAAGACACTAGCTGAGATTGCTCATTGCTGTGAAGAGTGGGGATTCTTTCAG TTGGTGAATCATGGGATACCTGAGGAGCTGCTGGAGAGGGTGAAGAAGGTGGCGTCGGAATGCTACAAGGTGGAGAGAGAGGCTGGTTTCGGGGAGTCGGAGCCGGTGAAGAAGCTGAAGGAGTTGATGGAGAAGGAGAGTTGTGATGAGAGGATTGATGATGTTGATTGGGAAGATGTGTTTTTGCTCACTGATGACAATGCTCATCAATGGCCTTCCAAAACTGCTGGCTTTAG GGAGACCATGAAGGAATACAGAAGTGAACTGAAGAAATTGGCTGTGAGAGTGATGGAAACAATGGATGAAAACTTAGGCCTCCCAAAAGGGTATATGAAAAAAGCATTCAATGgcggaaaagaagaagaagaagcagaagaagcCTTTTTTGGGACGAAAGTGAGCCACTACCCACCATGCCCAAAGCCAGAGAAGGTGGCAGGGCTGAGGGCCCACACGGACGCAGGAGGGGTGATACTTCTATTCCAAGATGATGAGGTGGAGTCCCTCCAAATCTTGAAAGATGGAGTGTGGTTGGATGTGCAACCACTCAAAAACGCCATCGTCATCAACACCGGCGATCAGGTGGAGGTGCTGAGCAATGGGAGGTACAAGAGCGTCTGGCACCGCATTCTCGCCACACCACACGGCAACAGAAGGTCCATTGCCTCCTTCTACAACCCCTCTGCCGAGGCCACCATCCACCCCGCACCTCAGCTGCTCCCTGAGCAGGCCAAGGCCGAGTATCCCAGCTTCGTGTTTGGAGACTACATGTCTGTTTATGCTGAGCAGAAGTTTCTTCCTAAAGAACCCAGATTCCAAGCTGTCAAAGCAGTTTAA
- the LOC121786049 gene encoding NAD kinase 2, chloroplastic-like produces the protein MAASSCYFSYNHRNCLCQFLMNRAVGTLSFCRQLSCCGRASGLGLTKWKKQRWMEPERRRSLLLVSAQFSSSLSVDIGLDSQSNYTYDSSHLPWAGPLPGDIAEVEAYCRIFRAAERFHNALMDALCNPVTGECSVSYDVPSEDKPLLEEKIVSVLGCMVCLLNKGREDVLVGRSSIMNSFRDLDKSAMDDKLPPLANFRYEMKSYCESLHVALENYLMPGDDRSLNVWRKLQRLKNVSYDSGFPRGDNQPCQTLIANWSPVTTKEEAQEDDKAVAFWKGGQVTEESLKWLLEKGFRTIIDLREETVKDNFYESVLYEAILSGKIELIKIPVEVGNAPSVEQVEQFAAIVSDSSKKPIYVHSKEGKKRTSSLISRWRRYINHIKSTNRRVITSDNGAEDIQEIEGSDISMKPKGGIPSHTMNGSVPQKSDKSHASAVAFNDFETPSAQTQSQSTMGLNSSLTTDNPAGISVSGLESTGDLYKDVKPMESQIPPLDIFSRKEMSNFLRNKKISPGTYFSHEQRRLEMQSALQYKYNGTPLKKESYSSSTLNQVETMNEAAGSILLTSGPQSTTINNGSYQKPSILSRTITFPDKGNNGAKSKENGSVMTSYDLSKNPMSVMVTVQNGSDVESYLSSDDENLDMIEQNMCASATGVVRVQSRKKAEMFLVRTDGFSCSREKVTESSLAFSHPSTQQQMLLWKSAPKTVLLLKKLGLELMEEAKEVASFLYHQEKMNVLVEPEVHDVFARIPGFGFVQTFYSQDTSDLHERVDLVACLGGDGVILHASNLFRGAVPPVVSFNLGSLGFLTSHTFDDYKGDLRQVIHGNNTTDGVYITLRMRLRCEIFRNGRAVPGKIFDVLNEIVVDRGSNPYLSKIECYEHDRLITKVQGDGVIVATPTGSTAYSTAAGGSMVHPNVPCMLFTPICPHSLSFRPVILPDSARLELKIPEDARSNAWVSFDGKRRQQLSRGYSVRISMSQHPLPTVNKCDQTGDWFRSLIRCLNWNERLDQKAL, from the exons ATGGCGGCATCGAGCTGTTATTTTTCCTATAATCATCGTAACTGCCTCTGCCAATTCCTCATGAATCGGGCAGTTGGAACGCTCTCCTTTTGCCGTCAGCTCAGCTGCTGTGGCAGAGCTTCCGGCCTCGGGCTGACCAAGTGGAAGAAGCAGCGATGGATGGAGCCGGAACGACGCCGTTCATTGCTGCTAGTCAGTGCTCAGTTCTCGAGCTCCTTGTCAGTTGACATTGGCTTGGATTCTCAG AGTAACTATACCTATGATTCATCACATTTGCCGTGGGCTGGACCTCTCCCGGGGGATATCGCGGAAGTCGAGGCTTACTGTAGGATCTTTAGAGCTGCAGAACGGTTTCACAATGCTTTGATGGATGCATTGTGCAATCCGGTGACTGGAGAATGTAGTGTTTCATATGACGTGCCGTCGGAGGATAAGCCGTTACTGGAAGAGAAGATAGTGTCGGTTCTTGGTTGCATGGTTTGTCTACTAAATAAGGGAAGGGAAGACGTCCTTGTGGGACGATCATCCATCATGAATTCATTTCGGGACTTGGACAAAAGTGCGATGGATGATAAGCTCCCACCACTGGCAAATTTTCGCTATGAGATGAAAAGTTATTGCGAAAGTTTGCATGTTGCCTTAGAGAATTACTTGATGCCTGGTGATGATAGAAGCTTAAATGTTTGGAGAAAATTGCAAAGATTGAAAAATGTCAGCTATGATTCTGGATTTCCGCGTGGAGATAATCAACCTTGCCAGACACTGATAGCAAATTGGAGTCCTGTTACCACCAAGGAGGAAGCACAGGAAGATGACAAGGCTGTTGCGTTTTGGAAGGGTGGTCAGGTCACAGAAGAAAGTTTAAAGTGGCTTTTGGAGAAAGGATTCAGAACCATTATAGACCTCAGAGAAGAAACAGTGAAGGACAATTTTTATGAGTCTGTACTGTATGAAGCTATTTTGTCTGGGAAGATTGAACTGATCAAAATTCCAGTCGAAGTAGGGAATGCACCTTCGGTGGAGCAGGTTGAGCAGTTTGCTGCTATAGTGTCGGATTCAAGCAAAAAGCCTATATATGTACACAGTAAGGAAGGAAAGAAGAGGACCTCTTCTCTGATTTCTAGGTGGAGGCGGTACATCAACCATATTAAGTCTACAAATAGAAGAGTCATTACCAGTGATAATGGAGCGGAAGATATTCAAGAAATTGAGGGTTCTGATATCTCAATGAAGCCTAAAGGAGGTATTCCTTCTCATACTATGAATGGATCTGTCCCACAGAAATCGGATAAGTCTCATGCTTCTGCAGTTGCATTCAATGATTTTGAAACTCCATCCGCACAAACACAATCGCAAAGCACCATGGGATTGAATAGTTCTTTAACAACTGATAATCCTGCTGGGATCTCTGTTAGTGGTTTAGAATCAACTGGAGACTTATATAAAGATGTGAAACCAATGGAGTCTCAAATACCTCCTCTTGATATCTTCTCTAGAAAAGAAATGTCCAACTTTTTGCGAAATAAAAAGATTTCACCAGGAACGTACTTCAGTCATGAACAGCGAAGATTGGAGATGCAGTCTGCTTTACAGTACAAGTACAATGGGACTCCCTTGAAGAAAGAATCGTACTCTAGTTCAACCCTCAATCAAGTAGAGACTATGAACGAAGCAGCTGGCAGCATATTATTAACATCAGGTCCTCAAAGTACAACCATCAATAACGGATCGTATCAAAAGCCCAGCATTCTTTCAAGAACTATAACTTTCCCTGATAAAGGCAATAATGGTGCGAAGAGCAAGGAAAATGGTTCAGTAATGACAAGCTATGACCTCAGTAAGAATCCCATGTCTGTGATGGTTACTGTCCAGAATGGAAGTGATGTTGAAAGCTACCTTTCTTCAGATGATGAAAACCTGGATATGATTGAACAAAATATGTGTGCTTCAGCAACTGGTGTTGTACGAGTGCAGTCAAGAAAGAAAGCAGAGATGTTCTTAGTTAGAACAGATGGATTTTCTTGCAGTAGAGAAAAGGTAACTGAATCTTCCTTGGCTTTCTCTCATCCTAGCACTCAGCAACAGATGCTTTTGTGGAAGTCTGCCCCAAAGACTGTATTGTTATTAAAGAAGCTGGGCCTAGAACTCATGGAAGAAGCTAAAGAG GTTGCTTCTTTCTTATATCACCAAGAGAAGATGAATGTTCTTGTCGAACCTGAGGTTCATGATGTATTTGCTAGGATTCCTGGATTTGGGTTTGTCCAGACATTCTACAGTCAAGATACAAG TGATCTCCATGAGAGGGTTGATCTTGTTGCTTGTTTGGGAGGGGACGGGGTCATACTACATGCATCAAATTTGTTCAGAGGGGCTGTTCCGCCTGTTGTCTCGTTTAATCTTGGATCCTTAGGATTTCTGACTTCTCACACT TTTGATGATTATAAGGGTGATCTAAGGCAAGTGATTCATGGGAACAACACTACTGATGGAGTCTACATAACTCTTAGAATGCGTCTCCGCTGTGAAATATTTCGAAATGGTAGAGCTGTGCCTGGCAAGATATTTGATGTCCTCAATGAAATTGTAGTTGATCGTGGTTCTAATCCATATCTTTCAAAAATCGAGTGTTATGAACATGATCGCCTCATAACCAAG GTGCAAGGTGATGGAGTCATAGTTGCAACTCCTACCGGAAGTACAGCTTATTCCACCGCTGCTGGAGGTTCTATG GTTCACCCTAATGTTCCATGCATGCTCTTTACACCAATTTGTCCACATTCTCTCTCATTCAGACCAGTCATACTTCCAGATTCTGCTCGACTGGAATTGAAG ATTCCTGAAGATGCACGAAGCAATGCTTGGGTATCGTTTGATGGGAAGAGAAGGCAACAGCTCTCTAGAGGTTATTCTGTCCGGATATCCATGAGCCAACACCCACTCCCAACTGTGAATAAGTGTGACCAAACAGGTGATTGGTTCCGGAGCTTGATCCGTTGCTTGAACTGGAATGAAAGATTAGACCAGAAAGCCCTTTGA